Part of the Bacteriovorax stolpii genome, CTATTTGAGTATGTATAACGATGACCAAAAAGAACTTTTTAATAAAAAAATAACATGGGAAGAGGCCATCTCTATTTGTTCAGATGTAGGGGCAGGCTTTTCTGATGCTATGATTTTAAATGCTCTTCAGTGTACTAATCTTCCTTTTTCAATAAGTCTTGATAGTGATCTCGCATTTTCAGTAGTGGCGAATTCAAATTTAAAAGATGTTTTAATCCCTGACGCACTAGTTGATAATTTACTATAGTTTTATTAAAATTATTTCGCCAATTTCCGTTTATTTAAGATGAATAGATTTAAAAAGTTGGGTATATAGATCCTTTGTCTAAATCGAAAGGGTTTTAAGTAAACCCTTTCGTTAGTTCACAATTATTCTTCGGTAATTGGTTCCTCAATCATCACTGGCTTTGAATTATAGTTAATTAAAACTAAAGCTAGTACCAGAGTGAGAATTTGAGCAGAGATTGTCTGCCATGTAGGATATAAACCAATAGTTTCAATTCTTAAGTTGAAAGATAAATATGTTGAGTCGAAAATCCCTGCTTCTTGTAATGAATGCACAGCTTTTCCTGCTAGGATCAAAGCTAGACCACAAGTTAAAATAGCTGAGAACTTAAATAATTCTCTTATAGGTACTTTCTTGGAATATTTAAGAGCAAAAAATGCAAAAGCAAAGATTAAAGCCAATGCAGCAATTAAGCCTAAACTGATTGCATCTTTTCCACTTTCACCTGTTTGGAACCAAAGAGCTCTAATGAATAAAACTGTTTCAAAAGCTTCTCTAAATACAGAAATGAAAGAAATGGAAGCTAGGGCCCATAGATTTTTATTGTCGATAGCACCTTGGACTTTCTCGTGAATGAATTTTTTCCATCGACCGATTTCTGTCTGTCGATGCAACCAAAAACCAAAATAAAGCAATATAACAACCGCCATAGTTGAAGTTACAGCTTCTAGCATTTCTCTACTAGCGCCACTCATATTCATAAGGGCCCCAGACAAGAACCATGCTACAAAACCTAAAAACACAGCTGAACCCCAGCCTGCATGTACCCATTTAGCAGCCGTTTTATCGCCAAAAGCTCTAATTGCACTAAGTAAAGTTAATACAATCAATACTGCTTCAAAACCCTCTCTAAGGATAATTGCAAACGCACCAGAGAAGGCAACACCAAAAGTTAACTCTCTCGATTTGACAGCTTCAGAAACTTCATTGAATACTTCTTCAGTGATGACTATTTGAGCCTTTAATAAATCAAAATTTCCATTCTTATCTGAAATAATTTGTCTGATCTTTGCCATTTCAGTCTCTACTTTTATGACGAGATCAGGATTGTTTGCTTTAATCATTGGTTCAAGCGGCTCAATACCTTCAAGGTATGCTTGAATCGCTAGTCTTTTGGCATCGTCTTTAGAATTGTTTTTATATGCTGTTAAAGATTCATTTAAATAATTCTTAGCTTTACCAATATATTCACCACCAGAAGTATTGCCATCTTTTGAGCGAAGTAATGCAAGTGCTACATTTCGTTCATCTTCATTTTCTAATGTCATTTTAGCTTTAAGTTCAGTATCAGAAAGAGAAGCCTGGTCAATCAACGATATATTTTCAGGAACCTTAACATTCACACCTTCTGCTTTTTTTAAAGTTTCAGCATGTCTCATGGCCATTAGATAGAAAGATAAGTCCCAAACTTCCTTATCAGTAAAATTAGTCCAGGGTGGCATTCCTGTGCCAGGTACACCTAATCGAATTGTATTATAATTGTGAAAGGCAGATATTGCGCTCATCCTTTCTGGTTCATGAAAGTTGGCTGGTGCAGGGTCCATTCCTTTTCCAGCTTCACCATCGCCATAACCATTATTTCCATGACATGAAATACAGTTTTGTTGAAATAAAGATTTACCATTCGATATCGAAGGTTGTGTCGTAGGAGACAAAGTGATTTTAGTGATTAAGATGAGGTCTTTTTGAATATCCCTAGCTTGAAGTGAAACATCAACAGCTTCAGCTTTTCCATCAATCATTTGCTTTAATTTTTCAATTTTAGTGTAAACAGCTTTTTCATTTTTGATTTCGGGTAGCGTCGTTGCTAATTCAAAAACTTTTTGAGCAAATTCTCTCTGCTCATCATACTCACCTTGTGAAATAACTTTTCCTTTTTGAACTGCCCCACCATAGTCATGAGCTAGATAATCTAATAAGTGAATAGCGAAACGGGGAGTGCTTTCAGCACTTGTTTCGGGTGTTACAGTTTGGGAGAGCGCAAATTGAGAGAAAAGTAGCGTTAGTAGGAGAATTGATTTCAACATATGCTCAACTTTGAATAAGATTGTTAATTGTTTTCTTTTTACTACAAAAGTTTGACCAGTCAACCAAAATGTTATATTAATTTATAACCCATCTATTTTATGAAGTTATTTTATAGTTGCGCTTTTGTGCAACTGTCTCTATATTGAGAATATGCATCAAATAAATATTAGTATTCATGAAATTTTCCAGGCCCTATCTGATCCGTTTCGGATTCGTATTGTTCACTTAATGATCCATGTAGGTGAACTTTGTCTTTGTGAATTATCAGAGTCCATGGATGAACCTGAATACAAACTATCAAGACACATGAAAGTCTTAAAAAATGTCGGAATAATAACATCAGAACGAGATGGTAAATGGATTTATCATTCATTAGTAATTGATCAATCTTTTCTCAACTCTATATATGCAGGCATTATTGAATTTCCAAATTCAGAAAAACAATCAAAAGAAGATTTGAGAAATTTTAATAAACGCAAATTGCTTAGAGATAATGGCAGATGCCGACAGATAACTTTCAACGAAGTGTTTAAGGAAAAATATATCGCACTCAAATAATCAAAGAATCCACGAATGGAAAAAGCATTATTTAGAAAATCGAGTGAATGATAGAGTACTGATATTAATAGGTTAAAATGGTTATCGATACAAATAATAAAATTGAAACAATGGGAAATTATGGAGCCACTCTTTCGTTGATAGAAATTGGGCTTGGCTCACTTTTGCACGCTTTGAAAATCCCTTTCTCTGGAGCACTCTTATCACTAAACCAAGGATTTATCCTTTGTAGAGCTGCAATCTTCTCAAGGGGATCTTTAAACAACTCGTGGACCACGTATAGTATTTCTAATATTGCAGCAGTTTTAAAATCTCTTTCCCCTGCCGGTAAGAAGCTAGGTCCTATGCTGAGCTTGAGTATGCAAGGATTGCTATTTAATCTCGGGATTACCTTTTTAGGAACAAATCCTCTGGGGCTTTCTCTTGGAATGGCGCTTTTGTCTCTTTGGACATTTGTTCAACCCATACTGACTTATTATTTATTTTTTGGCGATAAACTCTTTAGCGCCATAGAATACCTTTATCAAAAAACACTCCCTTTCTATGGGATCAAATCAGAACCATTAGTATGGATTTTTCTTTCTTTCGTATTAATAAAAATTTTAATTGGTGTAATTCTTGCTTTTATTGCTTGGCGGACTAAAGGAGATGAGATTTACGGAAAAGATTACCATGAAAAATTAATAAATCTTGCGAGAGAAAAGCGATTAAATATTTCACAAAATGAGACAACTAAAGAAAATGCAGTATGGTGGGCATTTAAAGACTTACTCAAACCACTTTTTCTTATTTCACTACTTACAACTGGCTTATTTCTTTATTTTTCTCAACATGATTACGGTCAAATTTTTTGGTATTTACTTAGGCCAATTGCTATTGGATTTATATTTTTTTACATCTCACGCACGCTGACTCTTGATCGTTGGCTAATTAAAATCGAAAAGGGCAGGCTGCGGATTTTTAGCTTGAGTTGTCAAAAAGCTTTGGAAAAGATTAGAAAACCCTTTTAAAGAAAAAATTAGTAACTAAGCACATTTTTAAGAAAATTAAAGGTGGCGCCAACAAGAGATTTTGAAATGAAAAAAACATTATTTAAAGTTCCTAAAATGGATTGTCCTTCAGAGGAACGAGTGATTCGCATGGCATTTGATGGAATTCAAGAAGTACAAAAATTAGAATTCAACCTCCAACAACGTCAACTTGAAATTTTTCACTCCAATAATTCAAAAGATGTTTTGTCTGTAATATTGCCACTTGGTTTTGGTGGTGAAGTGCTTCAATCTGAAGAAATAGCAAAGGTAAGTTCTGTAGATAAAACGTTATTCAAGATTCCTAAAATGGATTGTCCTTCTGAAGAGAGGATGATCAGAATGGCCTTTGAAGGCAATAGTAATATACAGAAATTAGAATTCAATTTGCCTCAACGTCAATTAGAGATTTTTCATCGGAATACTCCTGAGGAAGTATTAAGTGTTCTTTCACCGCTTGGCTTTGGTGCTGAAATTGTCGGGACTGAAAAAGTGCAAGATTTTATTAGTCACGGTAGTAAAGAGTCCGATGAGCAAGAGACTGCTGCTTTAAAAAGTGTCTTTGTTATAAATGCACTAATGTTTGTTGTTGTTCTAATAGCGGGTTTAATTGCAGATTCAACAGGACTTCTTGCTGATTCTATTGATAATTTAGCTGATGCTACTGTTTTTGGATTAAGTATTTATGCAGTTGGAAGATCGAGAGAACTTAAAAGAAAAGCAGCAAAAATGAGTGGGGTTGTGCAGTTGCTTTTAGCACTTGGTACATTAGGTGAAGTATGGAGACGTATAATTGTTGGCAGTGAGCCTGAATCTCAAACAATGATGATCGTTGCAGGATTCGCTCTTATTGCTAATTTAACCAGTATGTATTTAATGAGTGCTCATAGGAAGGGAGAAGTTCATATGCAAGCAAGCTGGATATTTTTATCAAATGATGTCATTGCTAACTTTGGAGTTATAGTCGCTGGGTCACTCGTTCATTATTTCAAGTCAGATCTTCCAGACTTAATAATTGGTGTAATCATATCTTTAGTTGTTATGTCCGGCGCAATACGTATTTTAAGATCAACAAGGAAGATCCAATCATGAAAAAAATTTTTTTAATTTTGATTTGCGTTTCATTCTTTACAATACTGATAGATCAATTTTCAAAAATGTACATAGCTGATGCTTTTTATTTTGGTGAATCTATTACTATAATTCCAGAGTTCTTTAATATTACACATGTGAGAAATCCGGGGGCAGCCTTTGGTATCTTTGCTGATTCTCATCCAGTTTTACGTTCTATTTTATTGCTAGGAACACCACCATTAGCTGTTTTGTTAATTTGCTTTTTCTTATTCAAAAATAAAAAAATATCCACGCTTGAAATTTATGCCTATTCATTGATAGTTGGTGGTGCTCTTGGAAACTTTGCAGACAGGTATCGATTGGGTTTTGTAGTAGACTTTTTAGACTTTCATATCAATCGTCGAGTAACATGGCCTGCATTTAATTTTGCTGATAGTTTCATTACTACAGGTGCCTTCATATTAATTGTTCTCTCCTTTAAAAAATCTGAAGAACTTATTCCGGAAGTATAATTAATGAAGTTTAGATTTTTTAAAATATTTTATTCTTGTTCTCTTTTTCTCATAAGCTTTTTAGTAATCTCTTACTCAAATATCACCATAGGTAATTCAGATATACCAGAAAAGCCTGTAACGTTAGGTATCCAAGCGATACGAATTGAAAATCAAGATTTTCTTGTGCTTAGTTTTAAAAATTTTCCAGAATGGCATACCTATTGGAAAAATCCAGGCGATGCCGGGCTTTCAATAAAGAATTCTTTTTCCTTTAATCAAAAGGAATTCGCTTTGGAAGAACTGGAATGGCCTGTACCAAAAAAGTTTGTCCAGCCTGGCAATTTGTGGGGATATGGTTATGAAGGCGAGTACTCACTTTTTTATAAACTAACTAAGGAAAAGCTTTCGCAAATTGCCAATAATGAGATTTTGTTGGATTCAAAGTGGTTGTCCTGTAAACACATTTGTATACCAGGCCAACAAAAAGTTAAGTTTAAGTTTAATCAATTGTCTGGGGAAATAGTTATTTTATCATCTGGGTTAATGCCAGGAGTAGATCACTCTATTTTATTTGAAAGATTTTCAAAACTTCCAAAATTTGTTAAGGATTTAGAAATAGGTTTCAACTTATCAAAGGGAATTTCTCCAAAATCATTATTATTAAGTTATGAATCAAAATCACAATCTAAAATTAACTTGAATAAAGATTTTAACTTTGTGTATATTTTTCCAATTTCTCCATTAGATATTAGGCATGAAGGAATAATCAATTCAAATGGGAAAATTCTTGGTACAACTGAAATTTTATGGGATGGCGAATATTCTAGTCCACCAGAGTCATTACCGGCCAATGGAATATTTAAAAAACCATTAACACTTAAGTTCCTTGCTTTAGACTTAAGAACTAATAAATACATCGTAGCAGAAAAAACATTTAAAAGTTTCTCGTTAACACCCATAGCGCCAATTAAACCTGCTCAGCAGCCCAAACTAGCTCCGATTGAAACTCAAAGTTCATCTCCATCCCCAAATTCTAGCTTAACTTTGTATATAGTAATGGCGTTTCTAGGCGGCTTAATTTTGAATGTTATGCCTTGTGTGTTACCAGTAATTACTATCAAACTGTTCGGCTTGATTAAATACAAAGAGCAACCTCATAGATTAATTTTAAAGCATAATTTTTTCTATACTTTGGGAGTGTTATCGACATTTCTTTTATTGGCTTCAATTGTATTATTCCTGAAATCAATTGGCACGCAAGTAGGGTGGGGGTTTCAATTACAGTCACCATATTTTGTGTCTTTCATGATTCTAGGACTTTTTCTTTTTTCCTTAAATCTTTTTGGCATGTTTGAATTTGCAACCATCGGTGGAAATAAATTAGGTAATTTTAAACCCACAGAAGGATTTGTTGGAGACTATTTAAGTGGAGTGCTTGCTACAGTATTATCAACACCATGTTCGGCTCCATTTTTGGGAACAGCTCTTACATTTGCATTCACTTCAAGCTCCATTCAGATTTATATAATATTTCTTATGATTGGCCTTGGACTTTCATTTCCTTTTATATTAACTAGCGTCTATCCAAGGTTAGTTTTCTTCTTACCTAAGCCTGGACCATGGATGATAAAGGTCAAAAAAATTCTTGGAGTTACTCTGCTACTAACTCTTTTTTGGCTTGTAGATGTTTACAATGCACTAGTAAGTGGCTCACCACATTTTATTAAACTTTTGTTTTGCTTAGTCTTTATTTTTGGAGGATTTCTTTTTCAGAAAAGAAAAGACAAATGGATATCTTATGTATCATTTGGCTTAGCTATGGTTTTACTTACTTATATTAATGTCACTCCTGTCGCCTTTAATTCGAAAAATGATGATAATCTAGTAATTGCTAAAAATACTAAGGGCTTGGATTGGGAAGTTTGGTCTGAATCCAGAATGGAAGATTACAAAAACTCAGGCGACTTAGTCTTTATAGATTTTACAGCAAAGTGGTGTTTCACCTGTAAAGTTAATGAAAAACTTGTATTAGAAACTAACGCATTTAAATCCCTCGCGAAAGATTACAATCTCAAATTATTAATTGCAGATTGGACGAAGCGCGATCCTGTTATCGAGCGTTTTCTAAGAAAAAATGGACTGGTCGGTGTGCCCGCTTATTTCATTCAGAAAAAAGATGGTACATTAATCAATTTAGGTGAAACTATTTCAATTGGGAGCATTGAAAAAAATCTTAAGTAATAAATCATTTTCCATAGATTTTTGTTGATTGAAAATTGATATATTTTCCTGCACTATCCATAACCCAATGAAGGCCATTTTTGCTTTTGCGATTGCTTCATTTATTCCTACTTCAAGCATTTTTTTTTGGACATTAGCTTCTAATTTTCTAATTTTATGTTCTGAAGTTATCTTGGTAGGAAAAGGTAATTGCTGATTAATTTCAAAGCCATTAGGAGAGCCACCTGATTCTTCCTTCATTTGAATCAGTGAAGCCATTGGAGAGGGCAGGCGTATTCCGACTGATCTAGCTTCAGAGGCTTTTAATTTCTCATCTTCAAGCTTGATTTCAAAGTTGCTGACTCTGACTTTTTCTAAATACTGTGCAATTGTTAATTCAGTGGAATAGCATTGAGCTACGATGAAATAGCTGAGGAATATAAGGATTATTTTTTTCATGTATACCCGTATACGTTAAGTAGAATAGTTATGTGACAAAGTGAGTTTTTGCTTCCTTTATCCAAGAAGTAACGTTGCCAAGGCAACATCCACCCTGAGGGTTGCTCCTTTCGCAGAAACATCCTGGGTCTATCATTTTGGACTTTATGTCTTTCAGGACTTCAGTTTCCCCTGATGTTCGAAGTTCTGTTAATATGCTCTGCCTATTATGTCCAAAACAGTAGCAAACTTTTACATCAAGGCCTGGGTCTTTTAGAGTTGCTTTGACTGTGAGATTTTCTTTAGTGAATAAATGAGATGGATCTTCAGAGAAGTAGGCAACTTCGCAGTTTGAATTTTTACAAAATTTGTAAATGCAATTTGTCCGAAGATGTTCCTTAAGAACATCTTTCAAAAGTGTTTGAGGAGTAATTAGTTCAACGACAACTCCTTTGTTGCTACATTTGGGACAAGTGAATTCTGTTATCACGTTGGTTTTATCCTCGGCGTTTTTATTACAGCATCCCATGTAAGCCCCCCCCCTCATTGATTTTGTTAATTACTACAAACTGGCATCTCATATTTTTCATCATCATATATTTTATATTCTGTTTTTCCATCAATTGATTGCTTAACCTTACAATCACTCCCTGCGCTAATATAATTTTCATTTTTGAAGGTGAGAGTTATTGCTCCAGAGGTAATCTTTTTTTCTACATATTGTATTGAAGATAAATCTCCCTCAAGGGCCTTATTGATTTGAAATGCATAACCTCCACATGTCATACCCTTTACATTCTAACGTGAACTTTATTCTTCAGTAAAATGAATCATCACAGATTAAAATAATTAATAAATAGCTTTATCTATGAAAAATGGACTTCGTTAACCGAATTTTTGTCCCAAGTTCTAAAACTAGCATTGCTCCTGTGGATGCCCCAAGTATCCACAGAAAACTTAATTCAAAAAATAATTGAGTATTCATTATTGAGAAGAAACCGATTGATACGAGTAAGATGGCAGAAGTTAATATTACTTTATGGTGTCTAATTGCTCTAAGCTCATCTCTCGAAATGATAAAAAGAGCAATGAGGCAAGAGATTGTGGTAAAAAAAGCTCCGCATGCAAAATCACAAAAATGCTGACCAAATTGCATGAAGTAGTGCATGAGATTTAAAGATGTTTTTATAACTTGAAAACCAAATTGGGGACAAACCGCTAGAGTAATAATAGTTGTTAAAGTATGAATGGCTAAAAGTTTGGCTAGTATATACTTAAAATCAGGATTGAGCCGTTTTTTAATATCATCTAGTATTCTTTTGTTAATAGCTTCTGGTATTTTGTTCATGCTCTTCCTACTTGGAGATTACAAGCACTGTGTAAAAAAATGAAGTCCGATTAAAAATTAGAATTCTATATACGTATGTATACGTTCTAATGACGATATTTGTGACTGAGTATGGGGAGGGCCTAAACTATGATGCTTGAAAGTCATTAAGGTATCATTATTGCTGACCTTGACTTCGATGTTTGTTAATTCTTACCGACAAGGAGTAGGGTACACTGTGAATTAAAATTTTAGGACTTGAATTCCTGAAACTATTAATGCTTGAACCAAATTAATGAATACTGAAATGGTATTAGCAAAATTCAGAGTATGGGAAAAATTAATTGCCCATACTCTGAAGTATCGGCATAATAATTCTAAGCTTGTTCTCATCCTCTTTACAATGATTTTTAGACATTCTTCGACCATTTCATGGCGAAGTAAGGGAAGTTTTAAAAGTTGGTTAAAGTACTCCATCGAGTATCCATACGTCAGAACAATATTAAGTATTTTCTTATCAGTAAGGATACTACCAATTTTATACACAATATTTGAGAATAAATTTCAGGGACGAGTGGCGCATTAAGATATGAAAAAAATTGTAAGATTACATTATGAAAAAGAGCTTTCACTTTATAAGCAGAATTATGATTTTAAGTCGTTTGAGCAATGCTGGGAACACTTAGAAAGAGCACATATATTGGGTCAATTTTCGTGGAAAGATCATTTTTTCGTTCATATAAAAATGTTCACTCTCGCAGTGAGATCAAGGAACGTAGGAGAGATCATTGGGCAAATTCCTAGGTTAATTCTTGCTATACCTGGCTCGCTTTTAGGTAAAGCCCCTAAGGGTAATATAGGTTCATCAAAAGTTGGAATATTCCAGCCGATGAGCATTCCTGAAGATTTAAAACAAATTATAGAATTTGATGAAAACAGAAAAGGGCCCTAAGGCCCCTTCTTCATTATTTAGCTAATGCTTCTTCTACTTTTTCATTGAAATAATCGGGATTGATGCGATCTAGTTTTTTACCATTGATAAAAATTGTTGGAGTTCCGTTCACACCAACTTTCGGTCCATCTTCAAGATCTATATTTATTGTTTCCATTCTTCTTAGGTCTTTCATATCGGTTTCAAATTTAGCAACGTCCATACCTAAGTCCTTTGCATACTTTAGGAAGAATGAAGTCGCAGGTTGCTTCTGGTGAGACCATTCATTTTGAGATGTAAATAGCACTTCTTGGTATTCCCAAAATTTGCCTTGAAGAGCAGCAGCATCTGATGCCTTGGCAGCGAGCTTAGAATTTCCATGATAAAGAGCATATCTGACAATCAACTGAACTTTATCTTTGTGGCGTTTCATGATTTCTTTAACGTAAGGGAAAAAGGCTGAACATGCTTCACATTCCGGATCGTAGAACTCTACAATTTTAACTTTGGCACTATCTGGTCCCATCCTGTGATTAAAATCTCTAACTAAATTCTCGGGCGCAGAATCAGTTGAAACTGTTTCTACTGGCTTTGATTGTGTAAAAAAAGAAACTCCAAACCCTATCACTAGAAGTGCAAGGATTGAACCAATAATGATTTTCAGTTCTTTGTTGAACTGTTGTATTATAGCAAAAACCTTTAATTTGTCCATTGCGGCATCGGATCATTTTATCCTTAAGAGACAACATGAGTATTGAAAAATCTATAAAAAGCGATTCTAAGAAAATCATTGCAACTATAGCTCATTTGCTAAAGTTAGATAAGCAAGAAATTGAATTGGATGTTCTAAGTAACAGTGAAGTAGAAATTGAAATGACTGGTTATGATAATTGGGACGGAGGAACTTACAGTTTTGTTCTAACCTGTAAGACACCTGTTACTATTTATTCAAAAATTCAAAACGACCTTCAAGCAATCGAAGAAGTAATAAAAAATAAAACTCAGCACGTTTTCAAATCTTACAATCGATGTTGGATTGAATCTGTAGTTATTACTCCGCAAATTTTAGAAAAATTTTTCAATAAAGTTTTTAGTGTTTCTAGTGAAGAACTAGTGCAGTCATTAGAAACACAAAAAAGTTTAATGGTTTCTGTTTCGACAGGAGGTCCACAAATAAAATTTGTAAATGCAGAATATATTGAAAGAAACAAGACTATTTCAAAGGGCCTAAATGAACGGCAAATTAAAAATCCAATTATTTTTACAGATTTATGGGGATGGCATGGAAAATGGAGCGATGGAAGTCTTCCAACCTATAGAGATAGGCGCGAATTTCTTTCACAATTAATTGATCCTATTGTTGAAAAAGTTCAAGCGATACCAGTAGATGAATTACCCACTATTTTTGAAGAGCCAACAGGCTGGAGCCGAGTCGATAGAAGTATAAGAGAAATAAAAGCTAAGTTAGCTCTAGCTGAAACTGAAGAACAGTTTATGAATATTGGTCTGCTTTGTAGAGAAACATTAACTTCACTTGCTCAAGCAGTTTTTGATCGGGAAAAGCATCCTATCCTTGATGGTACAGTAGTAAGCGAGACGGATTCAAAAAGAATGCTAGAAGCATTTATTGCTGTTGAACTTCCAGGTTCATCTAATGAATCATCAAGAAAGATGGCCAAAACTG contains:
- a CDS encoding FTR1 family protein — translated: MTGQTFVVKRKQLTILFKVEHMLKSILLLTLLFSQFALSQTVTPETSAESTPRFAIHLLDYLAHDYGGAVQKGKVISQGEYDEQREFAQKVFELATTLPEIKNEKAVYTKIEKLKQMIDGKAEAVDVSLQARDIQKDLILITKITLSPTTQPSISNGKSLFQQNCISCHGNNGYGDGEAGKGMDPAPANFHEPERMSAISAFHNYNTIRLGVPGTGMPPWTNFTDKEVWDLSFYLMAMRHAETLKKAEGVNVKVPENISLIDQASLSDTELKAKMTLENEDERNVALALLRSKDGNTSGGEYIGKAKNYLNESLTAYKNNSKDDAKRLAIQAYLEGIEPLEPMIKANNPDLVIKVETEMAKIRQIISDKNGNFDLLKAQIVITEEVFNEVSEAVKSRELTFGVAFSGAFAIILREGFEAVLIVLTLLSAIRAFGDKTAAKWVHAGWGSAVFLGFVAWFLSGALMNMSGASREMLEAVTSTMAVVILLYFGFWLHRQTEIGRWKKFIHEKVQGAIDNKNLWALASISFISVFREAFETVLFIRALWFQTGESGKDAISLGLIAALALIFAFAFFALKYSKKVPIRELFKFSAILTCGLALILAGKAVHSLQEAGIFDSTYLSFNLRIETIGLYPTWQTISAQILTLVLALVLINYNSKPVMIEEPITEE
- a CDS encoding ArsR/SmtB family transcription factor, producing the protein MHQINISIHEIFQALSDPFRIRIVHLMIHVGELCLCELSESMDEPEYKLSRHMKVLKNVGIITSERDGKWIYHSLVIDQSFLNSIYAGIIEFPNSEKQSKEDLRNFNKRKLLRDNGRCRQITFNEVFKEKYIALK
- a CDS encoding cation transporter, with the translated sequence MKKTLFKVPKMDCPSEERVIRMAFDGIQEVQKLEFNLQQRQLEIFHSNNSKDVLSVILPLGFGGEVLQSEEIAKVSSVDKTLFKIPKMDCPSEERMIRMAFEGNSNIQKLEFNLPQRQLEIFHRNTPEEVLSVLSPLGFGAEIVGTEKVQDFISHGSKESDEQETAALKSVFVINALMFVVVLIAGLIADSTGLLADSIDNLADATVFGLSIYAVGRSRELKRKAAKMSGVVQLLLALGTLGEVWRRIIVGSEPESQTMMIVAGFALIANLTSMYLMSAHRKGEVHMQASWIFLSNDVIANFGVIVAGSLVHYFKSDLPDLIIGVIISLVVMSGAIRILRSTRKIQS
- the lspA gene encoding signal peptidase II, producing MKKIFLILICVSFFTILIDQFSKMYIADAFYFGESITIIPEFFNITHVRNPGAAFGIFADSHPVLRSILLLGTPPLAVLLICFFLFKNKKISTLEIYAYSLIVGGALGNFADRYRLGFVVDFLDFHINRRVTWPAFNFADSFITTGAFILIVLSFKKSEELIPEV
- a CDS encoding protein-disulfide reductase DsbD family protein, whose translation is MKFRFFKIFYSCSLFLISFLVISYSNITIGNSDIPEKPVTLGIQAIRIENQDFLVLSFKNFPEWHTYWKNPGDAGLSIKNSFSFNQKEFALEELEWPVPKKFVQPGNLWGYGYEGEYSLFYKLTKEKLSQIANNEILLDSKWLSCKHICIPGQQKVKFKFNQLSGEIVILSSGLMPGVDHSILFERFSKLPKFVKDLEIGFNLSKGISPKSLLLSYESKSQSKINLNKDFNFVYIFPISPLDIRHEGIINSNGKILGTTEILWDGEYSSPPESLPANGIFKKPLTLKFLALDLRTNKYIVAEKTFKSFSLTPIAPIKPAQQPKLAPIETQSSSPSPNSSLTLYIVMAFLGGLILNVMPCVLPVITIKLFGLIKYKEQPHRLILKHNFFYTLGVLSTFLLLASIVLFLKSIGTQVGWGFQLQSPYFVSFMILGLFLFSLNLFGMFEFATIGGNKLGNFKPTEGFVGDYLSGVLATVLSTPCSAPFLGTALTFAFTSSSIQIYIIFLMIGLGLSFPFILTSVYPRLVFFLPKPGPWMIKVKKILGVTLLLTLFWLVDVYNALVSGSPHFIKLLFCLVFIFGGFLFQKRKDKWISYVSFGLAMVLLTYINVTPVAFNSKNDDNLVIAKNTKGLDWEVWSESRMEDYKNSGDLVFIDFTAKWCFTCKVNEKLVLETNAFKSLAKDYNLKLLIADWTKRDPVIERFLRKNGLVGVPAYFIQKKDGTLINLGETISIGSIEKNLK
- a CDS encoding DUF3703 domain-containing protein, coding for MKKIVRLHYEKELSLYKQNYDFKSFEQCWEHLERAHILGQFSWKDHFFVHIKMFTLAVRSRNVGEIIGQIPRLILAIPGSLLGKAPKGNIGSSKVGIFQPMSIPEDLKQIIEFDENRKGP
- a CDS encoding DsbA family protein, giving the protein MDKLKVFAIIQQFNKELKIIIGSILALLVIGFGVSFFTQSKPVETVSTDSAPENLVRDFNHRMGPDSAKVKIVEFYDPECEACSAFFPYVKEIMKRHKDKVQLIVRYALYHGNSKLAAKASDAAALQGKFWEYQEVLFTSQNEWSHQKQPATSFFLKYAKDLGMDVAKFETDMKDLRRMETINIDLEDGPKVGVNGTPTIFINGKKLDRINPDYFNEKVEEALAK